Proteins encoded within one genomic window of Triticum aestivum cultivar Chinese Spring chromosome 2D, IWGSC CS RefSeq v2.1, whole genome shotgun sequence:
- the LOC123052267 gene encoding U-box domain-containing protein 4, translated as MVSLAGSQILSPKQRPCAPRRPGHSMRTIRSALLHPDSPPGPSSRPRAAADEGDSDIENLTDSVIDFRLSELAATAGPAHPAAVAKSSSANAAATEMLELSRDFSDYSSFNSDISGELERLAAAAATPRSDAPDLAAVDLNDLESMDLSADAAPLDRVEPFVLACVQALGPDAAPDARRAAAARIRLLAKHRSDIRELVGVSGAIPALVPLLRSTDPVAQENAVTALLNLSLEERNRSAITAAGAIKPLVYALRTGTASAKQNAACALLSLSGIEENRATIGACGAIAPLVALLSAGSTRGKKDALTTLYRLCSARRNKERAVSAGAVVPLVHLIGERGTGTSEKAMVVLASLASIAEGRDAVVEAGGIPALVETIEDGPAREKEFAVVALLQLCSECSSNRALLVREGAIPPLVALSQSGSARAKHKAETLLGYLREQRQGGGGCRAGQGGAATSMAR; from the exons ATGGTGTCGCTCGCCGGCTCCCAGATCCTCTCGCCCAAGCAGAGGCCGTGCGCGCCGCGCCGCCCGGGCCACTCCATGCGCACCATCCGCTCCGCGCTGCTGCACCCGGACTCGCCCCCGGGGCCCAGCtcccgcccgcgcgccgccgccgacgagggGGACTCGGACATTGAGAACCTCACCGACTCCGTCATCGACTTCCGCCTCAGCGAGCTGGCGGCCACCGCGGGGCCCGCGCACCcggcggcggtcgccaagtcctcCTCCGCCAACGCGGCGGCCACGGAGATGCTGGAGCTGTCCCGGGACTTCTCCGACTACTCCAGCTTCAACTCCGACATCTCCGGGGAGCTCGAGCGGCTGGCCGCGGCCGCCGCCACGCCCAGATCCGAcgcgccggacctcgccgccgtGGATCTGAACGACCTCGAGTCCATGGATCTGTCGGCGGACGCGGCGCCGCTGGACCGCGTGGAGCCGTTCGTGCTGGCGTGCGTGCAGGCGCTGGGGCCCGACGCTGCGCCCGACGCGCGCCGCGCGGCGGCGGCCAGGATAAGGCTGCTGGCCAAGCACCGCTCCGACATCCGCGAGCTGGTCGGCGTGTCCGGGGCGATCCCGGCGCTGGTGCCGCTGCTGCGGAGCACCGACCCGGTGGCGCAGGAGAACGCGGTGACGGCGCTGCTCAACCTCTCGCTGGAGGAGCGCAACCGTTCGGCCATCACGGCGGCAGGCGCCATCAAGCCGCTCGTCTACGCGCTGCGGACCGGGACGGCGTCGGCCAAGCAGAATGCCGCGTGCGCGCTGCTCAGCCTGTCGGGCATCGAGGAGAACCGCGCCACCATCGGCGCGTGCGGCGCCATCGCGCCACTCGTCGCGCTGCTCTCCGCTGGCTCCACCCGGGGAAAGAAGGACGCGCTCACCACGCTCTACCGTCTCTGCTCGGCGCGCCGGAACAAGGAGCGTGCCGTCAGCGCTGGAGCCGTCGTGCCGCTCGTGCACCTCATCGGCGAGCGCGGCACCGGGACGTCGGAGAAGGCAATGGTGGTTCTTGCCAGCCTCGCCAGCATAGCCGAGGGCCGCGATGCTGTGGTGGAAGCCGGTGGGATACCCGCACTGGTTGAGACCATCGAGGACGGCCCTGCGAGGGAGAAGGAGTTCGCCGTGGTGGCTCTGCTGCAGCTGTGTTCCGAGTGCTCCAGCAACCGTGCGCTTCTCGTTCGAGAAGGGGCCATCCCTCCACTCGTTGCGCTCTCACAGTCCGGCTCTGCTCGTGCCAAGCACAAG GCTGAGACCTTGCTAGGTTACTTGCGCGAACAGCGACAAGGGGGCGGTGGCTGCCGAGCCGGACAAGGCGGCGCAGCTACGAGCATGGCTCGGTGA